A single genomic interval of Selenobaculum gibii harbors:
- a CDS encoding Lrp/AsnC family transcriptional regulator, translated as MDVIDKKILKNLQKNARMTISDLSAEISLSMPAISERLKKLEASGVIKQYTVILDPAMLNKHLMALMYVQLENPTHGDSFASFVKDELEIKECFYITGEFDYSLKIVTESTKTLELLLNRIKNQPGILKTQTIVVLSSITDNPSIIPE; from the coding sequence ATGGACGTCATTGATAAAAAAATACTTAAAAATCTACAAAAAAATGCCCGTATGACCATTTCTGACTTAAGTGCCGAAATATCACTTTCAATGCCCGCAATAAGTGAACGTTTGAAAAAATTAGAAGCATCAGGCGTAATTAAACAATATACAGTTATTCTTGATCCTGCAATGCTAAACAAACATTTAATGGCTCTCATGTATGTCCAATTAGAAAATCCAACCCATGGGGATTCTTTTGCCAGTTTCGTCAAAGATGAACTCGAAATTAAAGAATGCTTCTATATAACTGGAGAATTCGACTACTCATTAAAAATTGTCACTGAAAGTACAAAAACATTAGAATTATTGTTAAACCGTATTAAAAATCAACCTGGAATTCTAAAAACGCAAACCATTGTAGTCCTATCCTCAATTACAGATAACCCTTCAATCATTCCTGAATAA
- a CDS encoding alpha/beta-type small acid-soluble spore protein gives MSRTNKPVNPAAQNSLDKMKYEIANELGIADAVRQNGWSTMTSADCGRVGGHMVRKMIEQYESSMNKSQS, from the coding sequence ATGTCGAGAACAAACAAACCTGTAAACCCTGCAGCTCAAAATTCGCTTGATAAAATGAAATATGAAATTGCAAACGAATTAGGCATTGCTGACGCAGTTCGCCAAAACGGTTGGTCTACAATGACTTCCGCTGATTGCGGCCGTGTAGGTGGTCATATGGTTCGTAAAATGATCGAACAATATGAATCTTCTATGAATAAATCGCAATCCTAA
- a CDS encoding small, acid-soluble spore protein, alpha/beta type: protein MGKVMSEQMKKQLAHDLGFGAKVEDGDWSDVTTGEIGSMIREAIKRGEQAMAEEASLNGSIHQNAE, encoded by the coding sequence AGTAATGTCTGAGCAAATGAAAAAACAATTGGCACATGATCTTGGCTTCGGAGCAAAAGTTGAAGATGGTGATTGGAGCGATGTAACCACAGGTGAAATCGGCTCTATGATACGCGAAGCGATTAAACGTGGTGAGCAAGCAATGGCGGAAGAAGCAAGCTTAAATGGAAGCATTCATCAAAACGCCGAATAA
- a CDS encoding aspartyl-phosphate phosphatase Spo0E family protein, with protein MKKKLEQLNQKIESTRASLNKLVSEKGGIMTDDTVLGLSEELDDLIVQQTRCKISLEK; from the coding sequence ATGAAAAAAAAATTAGAGCAGCTCAATCAAAAAATTGAGTCGACAAGAGCAAGTCTTAATAAGCTTGTGTCAGAAAAAGGCGGGATTATGACTGATGATACTGTCTTAGGCTTGAGCGAAGAACTTGATGATCTGATTGTACAACAGACACGGTGTAAAATTTCATTAGAAAAATGA
- a CDS encoding penicillin-binding protein, whose amino-acid sequence MAVKRNPVQKRIAVFIFALVGLIFILAGRVAWIQVVQGDLLAMKAKRQVEESRTLQSPRGTIYDRNGRELAVSILVKSLYVDPEVVKDPETLAAELAPILKMSEQDIRGRIADGGRFVWLKRMLEPDVVARVKAVIEKYNLNCLNFVEESKRYYPNDALASQVLGFVGMDDVGLDGMELAEDEVLKAKSSEQFLSTDTYGRPIFNSVFSKNTYEGGKDLYLTIDSNIQFIVEQTLEKAMVDTKPRAVTAVVMNPKNGEILAMANRPTYNPNEFYKYSPEEWRNRAVSFVYEPGSTFKAIVAASALQEGIVTPEKRFVDPGYVMVSGRRIQNWNGESYGNVSFTDIIKNSINTGFVQVGMQVGAQKLNDYAHAFGFGALTGIELPGEEYGILFDPKHMRDSDIATMSIGQSIAVTPVQLATAISAIANKGMLLKPTIIKEFRNSDGSISKSSEVTQVRQVIEEDTATKLISMLEQVVASGGGTKAAVKGYRIAGKTGTAEKLKDDGSGYLSGHYIASFAGFAPVEDPQITVLVIIDDPNGIYYGGQIAAPIAGEIFEQVLRYLNIKPLNNDLEGAPVKRPLAQLQQPAKPIQVPPGKVLVPDFTGKTMRQVAELADSLSLIVLPEGSGIAQRQSIPVNTLVDNGAEITVYFTGI is encoded by the coding sequence TTGGCAGTTAAACGAAATCCAGTGCAAAAAAGAATAGCAGTATTTATTTTTGCATTGGTTGGCTTAATTTTTATATTGGCTGGCCGTGTAGCTTGGATACAAGTTGTACAGGGCGACCTATTAGCAATGAAGGCAAAGCGGCAAGTAGAAGAGAGCCGCACGCTACAGTCGCCCCGAGGCACGATTTACGATAGAAATGGTCGTGAGCTCGCGGTTAGCATTCTGGTAAAATCGCTTTATGTAGATCCGGAAGTTGTAAAAGATCCTGAAACATTGGCGGCAGAATTGGCACCTATTTTAAAAATGTCAGAGCAAGACATTAGAGGTAGAATTGCCGATGGCGGGAGGTTTGTTTGGTTAAAGCGTATGTTAGAGCCAGATGTGGTGGCGCGAGTAAAAGCAGTGATTGAAAAGTATAATCTAAATTGTTTGAATTTTGTAGAAGAAAGTAAACGCTATTATCCAAATGACGCGTTAGCTTCACAGGTACTTGGCTTTGTAGGAATGGATGACGTTGGACTTGATGGGATGGAATTGGCAGAAGATGAAGTTTTAAAGGCGAAGTCATCGGAACAATTTTTGTCGACAGATACTTATGGAAGACCAATTTTCAATTCTGTTTTTTCAAAAAACACTTATGAAGGTGGAAAAGATCTTTATTTAACGATTGATAGCAATATTCAGTTTATCGTTGAGCAGACGCTTGAAAAAGCGATGGTAGATACGAAGCCACGGGCGGTTACGGCAGTCGTCATGAATCCGAAGAATGGCGAAATATTGGCGATGGCAAATCGCCCAACGTATAATCCCAATGAGTTTTATAAATATTCACCAGAAGAGTGGAGAAATCGTGCAGTTTCCTTTGTATATGAGCCCGGTTCTACATTTAAGGCTATAGTTGCGGCATCGGCATTACAAGAAGGTATCGTTACGCCGGAAAAACGGTTTGTTGATCCGGGATATGTAATGGTATCTGGACGAAGAATTCAAAACTGGAATGGTGAAAGTTATGGCAATGTAAGCTTTACGGATATTATTAAAAACTCTATAAATACAGGTTTCGTTCAGGTCGGTATGCAGGTAGGAGCGCAAAAACTTAATGATTATGCCCATGCTTTTGGCTTTGGAGCTTTGACGGGAATTGAATTGCCTGGTGAGGAGTATGGAATTTTATTTGATCCTAAGCATATGCGAGATTCAGATATTGCGACGATGTCGATTGGACAAAGTATTGCGGTAACGCCAGTGCAGTTAGCAACTGCTATTTCAGCAATTGCTAATAAAGGAATGTTATTAAAACCTACAATTATCAAAGAATTTAGAAACTCCGATGGAAGCATAAGTAAGAGTAGTGAAGTTACACAAGTAAGACAAGTTATTGAAGAAGATACAGCGACGAAATTAATTAGTATGTTAGAGCAAGTTGTTGCTTCTGGTGGGGGGACGAAAGCGGCGGTGAAAGGCTATAGAATAGCTGGAAAGACAGGAACTGCTGAAAAATTAAAAGATGATGGAAGCGGATACTTAAGTGGTCATTATATCGCTTCATTTGCAGGTTTTGCTCCAGTTGAAGATCCCCAAATTACAGTGCTTGTTATTATTGATGATCCAAACGGTATTTATTACGGCGGGCAAATTGCTGCACCGATTGCCGGGGAAATATTTGAACAGGTTTTACGCTATTTGAATATTAAGCCGTTAAATAATGATTTAGAAGGCGCGCCGGTGAAAAGGCCATTGGCTCAATTACAACAGCCTGCCAAACCAATTCAAGTACCTCCAGGCAAAGTTTTAGTGCCTGATTTTACAGGGAAAACGATGCGACAAGTTGCAGAATTGGCAGATTCTCTAAGTCTTATCGTCCTTCCTGAAGGCAGTGGAATTGCTCAAAGGCAAAGTATTCCAGTCAATACGCTTGTCGATAATGGAGCTGAAATAACTGTATATTTTACAGGAATTTAA
- the alr gene encoding alanine racemase — protein MPNRDVYAQIDLSAIRHNVKLIKSCIKNNAKMCAVVKADAYGHGAVAVAKEAVAAGADYLAVAILDEALELRNAGFKEPILILGFTPDRQTQQLVEYDIEQAVFTLQAAEALSKEAVRQGKRARVHIKVDTGMHRIGIQPNQVGAFAEAIAALPGVEIVGVFSHFAKSDYEDKTFACEQLEKFNQAIADIEQRGINIPLKHIANSAAILEMPQAHFDMVRAGVILYGLWPSDEVKHSTDLRPVMKLIAKVAYVKELETGNGISYGQIFRTKRKSLIATLPIGYADGWSRLLTGKAKVLIHHQLAPIVGKICMDQCMVDVTDIAGVKQGDTVILFGDGKLSVDEIANWLGTINYEVVCMISKRVPRVYC, from the coding sequence ATGCCAAATAGAGATGTATATGCACAAATTGATTTATCAGCAATAAGACATAATGTGAAGCTGATAAAAAGCTGCATAAAAAATAATGCGAAAATGTGCGCGGTTGTGAAAGCAGATGCTTATGGACACGGAGCAGTTGCGGTTGCGAAAGAAGCCGTTGCTGCTGGTGCGGATTATTTGGCGGTTGCAATACTAGATGAGGCATTAGAACTTAGAAACGCAGGATTCAAAGAACCAATTTTGATTTTAGGGTTTACACCGGATAGACAAACGCAGCAACTCGTTGAATATGATATTGAGCAGGCTGTTTTTACGCTTCAAGCGGCAGAGGCTTTATCTAAAGAGGCAGTGCGCCAGGGGAAAAGAGCAAGAGTTCATATTAAAGTGGATACGGGAATGCATCGAATTGGAATTCAGCCGAATCAGGTGGGTGCATTTGCTGAAGCGATAGCTGCACTTCCAGGTGTAGAAATCGTCGGAGTATTTTCTCATTTTGCAAAATCTGATTATGAAGATAAAACTTTTGCTTGTGAACAATTAGAGAAATTTAATCAAGCAATTGCAGATATTGAACAAAGGGGAATTAACATTCCTTTAAAACATATTGCCAATAGTGCAGCAATTCTTGAAATGCCGCAGGCCCATTTTGATATGGTCCGCGCAGGGGTAATTCTTTATGGATTATGGCCGTCAGATGAAGTGAAGCATTCTACGGATCTTCGTCCGGTAATGAAATTGATTGCAAAAGTTGCTTATGTAAAGGAATTAGAAACGGGTAATGGAATTAGTTATGGTCAGATTTTCAGAACGAAACGCAAAAGTCTAATTGCAACCCTGCCAATCGGTTATGCAGATGGATGGTCACGCTTATTAACTGGCAAAGCAAAAGTTTTGATTCATCATCAACTTGCTCCAATCGTGGGGAAAATTTGTATGGATCAATGTATGGTAGATGTTACGGATATTGCAGGGGTGAAGCAAGGGGACACTGTAATTTTATTTGGTGATGGAAAGCTTTCAGTGGACGAAATTGCCAACTGGTTGGGGACAATCAATTATGAAGTTGTCTGCATGATAAGTAAACGTGTACCAAGAGTATATTGCTAA
- a CDS encoding iron-containing alcohol dehydrogenase: MNFNYYIPTRLLFGKGKLNELHQQSLPGEKALIVISSGKSTRENGYLARVEEQLDLAGIKHCVFDKILPNPIKKHVMEGASFARDNQCDFVIGLGGGSSIDAAKAIAVMATNEGDYWDYVSGGTAKGKTVPNQPLPIIAVTTTAGTGTEIDPWTVTTHEENSEKIGFGYDALFPVIAVVDPDLMLTVPPTLTAYQGFDALFHSTEGYIAKVANPISELYSLKAIELIGKSLVKAVADGRNENARADVALANTLSGMVESTSCCISEHSLEHALSAYHHQLPHGAGLIMISLAYYKKLIDKGACPDRFIAMAKALGKSEATAPMDFVAALAKLQEDCHVANLKMSDYSIEKDNLRKYAVNARRTMGGLFDLDPVNLTEEDCIDILTESYR, encoded by the coding sequence ATGAATTTTAATTACTATATTCCAACAAGACTGTTATTTGGCAAAGGTAAGTTGAATGAATTACATCAACAATCATTGCCAGGGGAAAAAGCTTTAATTGTAATTTCATCTGGTAAATCGACTAGAGAAAATGGGTATTTAGCACGAGTAGAAGAACAACTTGATTTAGCTGGGATTAAACATTGTGTATTTGATAAAATTTTACCGAATCCGATAAAAAAACATGTAATGGAAGGGGCTTCTTTTGCTCGGGATAACCAATGTGATTTTGTTATTGGACTTGGTGGTGGAAGTAGTATTGATGCTGCAAAAGCAATTGCTGTTATGGCAACAAATGAAGGTGATTACTGGGATTATGTGAGTGGCGGTACTGCTAAAGGAAAGACAGTTCCCAATCAACCATTGCCAATTATAGCGGTTACGACAACCGCAGGGACAGGAACGGAAATTGACCCATGGACGGTAACTACACATGAAGAAAATAGTGAAAAAATAGGATTTGGTTATGATGCACTATTTCCTGTGATTGCTGTTGTAGATCCGGATTTAATGTTGACAGTTCCGCCGACTTTAACTGCATATCAAGGATTTGATGCATTATTTCATAGCACTGAAGGTTATATCGCAAAAGTTGCAAATCCAATAAGTGAACTTTATTCTTTAAAAGCGATTGAGCTTATTGGGAAAAGTTTAGTGAAAGCCGTAGCGGATGGGAGAAATGAAAATGCTAGAGCGGATGTGGCTTTAGCGAATACTTTATCAGGTATGGTAGAATCTACGTCGTGTTGTATTTCTGAACATTCACTTGAACATGCATTAAGTGCGTATCATCATCAATTACCACATGGTGCAGGGCTCATTATGATTAGCTTGGCATATTACAAAAAATTGATTGACAAAGGTGCATGTCCAGATCGGTTTATTGCTATGGCAAAAGCGCTTGGTAAAAGTGAGGCAACAGCTCCAATGGACTTTGTAGCAGCGCTTGCAAAACTTCAAGAGGATTGTCATGTTGCCAATTTAAAAATGAGTGATTATAGTATAGAAAAAGATAATTTACGTAAATATGCAGTTAATGCACGTAGAACGATGGGCGGATTATTTGATCTTGACCCAGTAAATCTAACTGAGGAAGATTGTATAGATATTCTTACAGAATCTTATCGATAA
- a CDS encoding polysaccharide deacetylase family protein, with the protein MQNYFKKHLFAIFSIITFIIVTIPLYFVNECPTPAGVSEYTDDETLSKGQKESVKTPFIINGDLSDFKTQDPFRPVYDNFTISQRQNQGLSTALPKIEPYYHEKTVYLTFDDGPNDDIEIAILDILKQEQVKATFFLLGNKLHDYPDVVKRIYNENHAIGNHSYTHIYEKLYDSPGSYIKELQQADDIFKEILGVRPLITRAPGGIVGNFTDEYWLELERLGYIEVGWNISSGDASDGTAEDLIDNIIHQLDNFPILQDHAIILMHSSPGHEETIKALPQIIKILKERGFAFGVITPSTPPAWENKKS; encoded by the coding sequence ATGCAAAATTATTTTAAAAAACATCTATTTGCAATTTTTTCAATTATTACTTTTATTATCGTCACAATTCCACTTTATTTCGTAAACGAATGCCCCACCCCAGCTGGAGTTTCTGAATATACAGATGATGAAACTTTAAGTAAAGGGCAAAAAGAATCTGTTAAAACGCCCTTTATTATTAATGGTGATTTATCTGATTTTAAAACCCAAGACCCATTCCGACCTGTATATGACAATTTTACAATCTCCCAGCGACAAAACCAAGGATTATCTACAGCGCTTCCAAAAATCGAACCTTATTATCATGAAAAAACTGTATATCTAACTTTTGATGACGGACCTAATGACGATATTGAAATCGCTATTTTAGATATACTAAAACAAGAGCAAGTAAAGGCAACTTTCTTTTTATTAGGCAATAAACTACATGATTATCCAGATGTAGTAAAGCGAATCTATAATGAAAATCATGCAATTGGGAATCACAGTTATACACACATTTATGAAAAATTATACGATTCTCCAGGCAGTTACATCAAAGAATTACAACAAGCAGATGATATTTTTAAAGAAATCTTGGGCGTTCGTCCGCTTATTACAAGAGCCCCTGGAGGCATCGTTGGAAACTTTACCGATGAATATTGGTTAGAGCTAGAACGGCTCGGATATATCGAAGTGGGCTGGAATATTAGTTCCGGAGATGCTTCAGATGGAACGGCAGAAGACTTAATTGACAATATTATTCATCAACTCGATAACTTTCCAATTTTACAAGATCATGCAATTATATTGATGCACTCCTCACCTGGTCACGAAGAAACTATTAAAGCATTGCCACAAATTATTAAAATCCTAAAAGAACGTGGTTTTGCTTTTGGCGTAATTACACCTTCTACACCGCCCGCTTGGGAAAATAAAAAATCCTGA
- a CDS encoding YkvI family membrane protein codes for MPKPISTIFKTAFLFAGTMLGAGFASGQELLYFFIAYGSMGIYGIVTAGIFFSLLGYRLLKISNQFETTDYTLFINKLCGKRFGFILNLLLGFFLFTILQLMLIAAGTICRNYFYLPFALGYTSLSLLILVLALFGVQGIMKVNLIATPFLALIILIICFSSLHYHEFSFSLFEHTVSLSNQPAPHWLLSCLLYASYNLSISLPLLVPLGAKIKCNQTRLLGSILGATLLMSLAICITFTILLHCPYILNAQIPMLDISCSQSLLHSFLYLIIFLLAIFTTSLSCLYGCASQLKKHTNLPYPLCLIFLLCISFFFINLEFSEIIQRLFPWFGYLALFIMIKLLLAKDGGRNEKNNSPY; via the coding sequence ATGCCTAAACCAATATCCACTATTTTTAAAACTGCATTTTTATTTGCGGGGACTATGCTTGGTGCAGGATTTGCCTCCGGTCAGGAGCTATTATACTTTTTTATTGCATATGGTAGTATGGGGATTTATGGCATCGTTACCGCTGGCATCTTTTTTTCCTTATTAGGCTATCGCCTGCTAAAAATCAGCAATCAATTTGAAACTACAGATTATACGCTTTTTATCAATAAACTTTGTGGCAAGAGATTTGGATTCATTCTTAATTTACTACTCGGATTTTTCCTTTTTACTATTTTACAATTGATGTTAATTGCTGCGGGAACAATTTGCCGTAATTATTTCTATTTACCCTTTGCTCTTGGGTATACCTCGTTAAGTCTTCTCATCTTAGTCCTTGCACTTTTCGGAGTTCAAGGGATTATGAAAGTAAATCTAATTGCCACACCATTTCTTGCCCTTATCATCTTAATCATCTGTTTTTCTTCGCTGCATTATCATGAGTTTTCTTTCTCACTCTTTGAGCATACGGTCTCACTTTCCAATCAGCCTGCACCACATTGGCTTTTATCGTGTTTATTATATGCCTCCTATAATCTTTCAATCAGCTTACCCTTACTTGTCCCTTTAGGAGCAAAAATCAAATGTAATCAAACGCGACTTCTAGGAAGCATTCTTGGTGCAACATTACTTATGAGTCTGGCTATTTGTATCACTTTTACGATTCTTCTTCATTGTCCTTATATTTTAAATGCTCAAATACCGATGTTAGATATTTCCTGTTCGCAAAGTTTATTACATTCTTTTCTATATCTTATTATTTTTCTTTTGGCTATCTTTACAACCTCTTTATCCTGTTTATATGGCTGTGCATCACAACTAAAAAAGCACACAAATTTACCTTATCCCCTTTGCCTCATTTTTTTATTATGCATTAGTTTTTTCTTTATTAACCTTGAATTTAGCGAAATTATTCAAAGACTTTTCCCTTGGTTTGGTTATCTGGCCTTATTTATCATGATTAAATTGCTTTTGGCTAAAGATGGAGGGCGAAATGAAAAAAACAATTCTCCATATTGA
- the serS gene encoding serine--tRNA ligase yields MLDIKFVRDNPEKVQEALKNRGNSMTLDGFIALEKERRDILGKVEALKSERNKVSQQISIMKKNKENADDLVLEMRKVGEDIAKLDARLKEVEAELKDIMLSIPNVPNEAVPVGKDENDNPEIRRWGEVRNFDFTPKPHWEIGEGLGILDAERAAKVTGARFTFYKGLGARLERAVINFMLNLHTEKHGYTEMLPPFVANKDSMTGTGQLPKFSEDMFKLEGLDYYLIPTAEVPVTNYHRGEILDGKDLPKYYSAYSACFRAEAGSAGRDTRGLIRQHQFNKVELVKFVKPEDSYNELEKLTSDAERVLQLLGLPYRVILLCTGDMGFSSAKTYDIEVWLPSFNMYREISSCSNFEDYQARRADIKFRRDAKSKPEFVHTLNGSGLAIGRTVAAILENCQQEDGSVVIPEALRPYMGTDVIRP; encoded by the coding sequence ATGCTTGATATTAAATTTGTCAGAGATAATCCGGAAAAAGTACAAGAAGCGTTAAAAAATCGTGGTAATTCTATGACGTTAGACGGTTTTATCGCATTAGAAAAAGAACGTCGTGATATTTTAGGAAAAGTAGAAGCTTTAAAAAGCGAAAGAAATAAAGTTTCACAACAAATCAGCATAATGAAAAAAAATAAGGAAAATGCGGATGATTTGGTGCTTGAAATGCGCAAGGTCGGCGAAGATATTGCTAAACTGGATGCACGTTTAAAAGAAGTTGAAGCTGAATTAAAAGATATTATGCTTAGTATTCCCAATGTGCCGAACGAAGCTGTTCCCGTAGGAAAAGATGAAAATGATAATCCGGAAATTCGTCGTTGGGGTGAAGTGAGAAATTTTGATTTTACGCCAAAGCCTCATTGGGAAATTGGGGAAGGGCTTGGAATCCTTGATGCAGAACGTGCGGCAAAAGTAACAGGCGCAAGATTCACTTTCTATAAGGGCCTCGGCGCAAGACTAGAACGTGCTGTAATTAACTTTATGTTAAATTTACATACAGAAAAGCATGGCTATACAGAAATGTTACCTCCTTTTGTTGCGAATAAAGATAGTATGACTGGTACAGGTCAATTGCCGAAATTCTCCGAAGATATGTTCAAATTAGAAGGGTTAGATTATTATTTAATTCCAACCGCAGAAGTTCCTGTGACAAATTATCATAGAGGGGAAATCCTTGACGGAAAGGATTTGCCGAAATATTATAGTGCGTATAGTGCATGTTTTAGAGCAGAGGCTGGTTCAGCAGGTCGTGATACTCGTGGATTGATTCGTCAACATCAATTCAACAAAGTTGAATTGGTCAAATTTGTAAAACCAGAAGATTCTTATAATGAATTAGAAAAACTAACGAGTGATGCAGAGCGTGTATTGCAATTACTAGGATTACCATACCGAGTGATTTTGCTTTGCACGGGCGATATGGGCTTTAGTTCGGCAAAAACTTATGATATTGAAGTTTGGTTGCCAAGCTTTAATATGTATCGTGAAATATCTTCTTGTTCAAACTTTGAAGATTATCAAGCGAGACGTGCAGATATTAAATTCCGCCGTGATGCAAAATCAAAACCTGAATTTGTGCATACATTAAATGGGTCTGGTCTTGCAATTGGTCGTACTGTTGCTGCAATTTTAGAAAATTGTCAACAGGAAGATGGTTCTGTAGTAATTCCAGAAGCGTTGCGTCCATATATGGGAACCGATGTCATTAGACCTTAA
- a CDS encoding methyl-accepting chemotaxis protein produces the protein MLNILLVGGGRGGAGILELSTKIPDVKIVAVADVKADAVAIRLAQKMGLRTFQDISEAVKMPGLDVILNVTGNVEVNKIINTYVPENVKVVETYLTNIIYHLIKSQALINEELKTKVDTLSGAVNEAKGHINNTHEVIGFINKVSQQTNLLGLNAAIEAARAGEQGRGFAVVANEVRKLAEDSVEATKKINSILGNIESSMQAIIVGIEQTAAVADEKSRRELVQGIKITTK, from the coding sequence ATGTTAAATATATTATTGGTTGGCGGCGGTAGAGGTGGAGCCGGTATATTAGAATTATCGACAAAGATTCCTGATGTAAAAATAGTTGCTGTAGCGGATGTAAAGGCAGATGCGGTTGCGATTCGCTTAGCGCAAAAAATGGGGCTTAGAACGTTTCAAGACATTTCTGAAGCGGTAAAAATGCCAGGACTAGATGTTATATTAAATGTTACAGGTAATGTGGAAGTCAACAAGATTATCAATACATATGTACCAGAAAATGTGAAAGTAGTAGAGACTTATTTAACAAATATAATTTATCATTTGATTAAGTCTCAAGCGTTGATTAATGAAGAATTAAAAACAAAGGTAGATACTTTATCAGGAGCGGTGAATGAAGCAAAAGGGCATATTAATAATACACATGAAGTTATTGGTTTTATCAATAAAGTATCGCAGCAAACGAATTTGCTTGGGCTAAATGCAGCAATTGAGGCGGCACGGGCTGGAGAGCAAGGTCGTGGATTTGCCGTTGTTGCAAATGAGGTGCGTAAATTAGCTGAAGATAGTGTTGAAGCGACTAAAAAAATCAATTCTATTTTAGGAAATATAGAGTCTTCAATGCAAGCAATTATTGTTGGTATTGAACAGACTGCTGCAGTTGCTGATGAAAAATCACGCCGAGAGTTAGTGCAAGGGATTAAAATCACAACAAAATAA